AGCAGCGACCGCCAGTTGCCACAAGCCGCGCTCGGTGGCCTGTGCGGCCAGGGTCACGCGAGAGAAACCGCAGGCATCGAGGGCCCGGCTGTAACGCGCGCAGAGTTGGTCGTTGCCGATCAGGATGATCGACGGCAGATGCACGGTGTAGCGCCGGCGGCGCAGCACGGCGGCCAGCGCGCTCAGCTCATGGCCGATCAGCAGGCCGGACAGGTAGTCCGCCTGGGCGGTGCCATTCAGTTCGCCGGTCAACCCGAGGCTGCGGGCACTGAACAGGGTCGACAGCGGGCCGATTTCGCCCTCGGTCGACAGCGCCACCTGCACGCCACGGTCGAACGCGGCGCCATCGAAGGCAGCACCGCGTTGCTGGGTGCGCCCCAGGATGCTGTGGTCGCTGAGGACGGCGAAGACTTCACCGGTCATGAAAGTGTCGAAATGCACGATGCAGCCATCGGCCACTTCCACCCATTTCGAATGGCTGCCCGGCAGGCCGATCAACAGATCGTCGCCCTTGCCTTGCACCAGGGTTTGCAGCACGCCGAGAACCTGGGTTTCTTCGCCGCGCATCACATTGGGCAGGCGCGAACGCTGGATCACCCCCGGCACGATGTGCACATCGACGCCGCGCACACTGCGCACCGTTTGCAGGGAAGTGCCGAGGTTGGCCACGTTGGCCGGGGTGTCGCGATAGGCCGCTTCGCGCCACCCCTGGGCACTGCCGACCATGCCACAGGCAATCACCGGCAAATCGGGTTGCGCATCCAGCCAGTCGCCACAGGCCTCATCGAAGGCCAGTTCAAAACCGTCGGTGCACATCACGCCGGCAATGGTTCGCGGGGTGACGGGCAACTGCATGATGCCGCACGACAGCGAGCGCTGTTCCAGCACCTGGCCATCCGCAGCAAGTTTGTAAGCACGTAATGAGGTTGTCCCCCAATCGAGCGCGATCAATTGCGCCAGCATCGCTTCACCTGTTTTGTTTATTGGGCAGTGAGTGAGCCGGACTATAAACCCGCACGCGGGATAATCTCAATATATAAATATCAATCCCATATTATGGGATAAAGGCAAAAAAAGATCACAGTGCCTGGCAAGCCCCAGACGCTGCGATCTTCAGTGCGCATTCGACGCTTATTTGCCCTCGGCGAACTCACGCAACACCGCACCATCCATCCGATAACGGACCCACTCCTCCTGCGGTTGCGCGCCGAGGGACTTGTAGAAGTCGATGGCCGGGGTGTTCCACTCCAGCACGCTCCACTCGAAGCGCCCGCAGTCATTGGCGCAGGCGATTTTCGCCAGGTGACGCAGCAGGGTCTTGCCGGCACCGCCGCCGCGTTGTTCGGGCGTGATGTACAGGTCTTCGAGGTACAGGCAGTTGCTGCCCAGCCACGTCGAATAGCTGAAGAAGAACACGGCGAAACCGATCGGTACGCCGTCGCGCAGGCAGATCAGGCCATGGGCCGTGGCGCCTTCGCTGAACAGGCTGCGCTCGATGTCGGCGACGCTGGCGATGACTTCGTGGCGGGCGCGTTCGTAGTCGGCCAGTTCGGTGATGAACCCGAGGATTTGCGGGGCATCGCTCGGGGTCGCCGGGCGGATCTCGATGGTCATGGACGGGCCTTCGTCAAAATGGAAAACGCCATGGTATGTCGATGCGGCGCACGCGTCACAGGGATTTGTCGCCAGCCCTGGCACATTACTCCGGCCATTGCTCATCCTGAAATCGAGAACCACAGACCTAACATGCTCGGCTTGCGTGATAGATAGATGACTCTTCGCATCAACGGGTCAAGGAACCGCGTCATGTCCAGTGCTCCACCGCAAGTCTCGCGCAAGCTGTTCGGCATCTTCTGCCTGGCCAGTTATCTGTTGTCGCTGTCCTATGGCTCGACGTTTCTGTTGTCACTGCTGATCGGCGCGCGCGGTGGTAACGAACACGACGCCGGCAGCGTGATTTCCGCGGCGATGCTCAGCACGTTCGCGGCGGTGATCGTCTCCGGGCATTTGTCCGATGCATTCGGCGCGGCGCGCTCGATTGCGCTGTTCGGCGTGCTGCTGGTGGCCGCCAGCCTGGGGTTCGCCCTGACGCCGGGCTTCGGTCAGCTGCTGCTGTTTTTCGGCTTGCTGCTGGGGTTGGGCTGGGGCGTGTTCTATACGCTCGGGCCGATCATCGTCGCCAGCCTGGTCGCGCCGGCACAGCGCGCCAAATACTTCGCCCTGCTGTCGGGCAGCATGATGACCGGCATCGGTAGCGGTCCGTTGCTGGGGCGTGCGGCCAGTGCCTTGGGCTACCCGCTGACGTCGGCGTTTTATCTCGCGGCCCTTGCCAGCCTGATCGGCGTGCTGCTGTTCTGGCGCCTGGACGCGCAGTTGAAAAAAGCCCCCTCGCCCACCGCCAGCGTCGCGCGCATTTCCAGGCGCGCCACGTTTGAAGTGCTGTCGTCCAGGGCGGTGCTGCCGATTGTCATGGTGGGCCTGGGCGGTTGCGTCTTCGGTGGCCTGTCGAGTTTTCAAACCAGTTACGCGGTGTCGCGCTCGCTGGATTACTCGCTGTTCTTTTTCGGCTTCATGGGCGCGGCCATCAGCAGCCGCCTGCTGATCGCCGGCTTCGTGGTCAAGCGCGATCCGTTGCGCGCCTCCTGCCTGTTGTCGGGGCTGATGATGGGCTCGATCGTGCTGTTCGGGTTTGTCGTCGACAGCGGCGTCACCTACGTGCTGGCGGCGATGACGCTCGGCGTCGGCTACGGGCTGACGTACTCGGTGATCAACGGCCTGGCGGCCAACGAAGCCCCCAGCGGCACCACCGCACAAGCGTTGCTGTTGTTCAGCTTGTCGTACTTCATCGGCGTGTTCGGCTTTCCGTTGCTGGCCGGCAAGATCATCGTCGAACAGGGCATGAGTACACTTTTGCTGACAATTCTAGCGGTGGCGTTGTTGAACTGGTTGATCACCGTGGGCCGCCTGCTCTGGCGTCGGTTCAACGTCAGGACAGCGCAGCCGGCCTGAACCGTTCGTCGTTCATCAGGCACCAATCCGAAGCGGGGGCGGACCAACATCAGGTAAGGACTTCAATTGAAATGGAGATAAACCATGCTCATGTCCCGACTGATCGCCCTCACCTTCACAGCCTTGCTGTCCTCTGCGGCCTTCGCTGACACCACCGCCTCGGGGACCGGTCCAACCGACCCGATCACCAAACCCAAATCCCCCGCCATCCAGAGCGCGCCCGGTATCAACACCGATGGCGGCAGCGTCGATCACAACCTGCCGCCGTCCACCGGCACCGACCCACGCACCCAAGGCAACGACACCGGTCGTCAGGGCGTACCCGACGGCACCACACCGGACAACGCCGGCCCCGGCACCGGCTCGAAAACCACCACCGGTGGTTCGGGCTCCGAAGGCGGCAGCAATCAGTAAATCGTCACGCCAGTAATCCACTGCCATGAAAGAGGTAACCATGAACGTCGATGAAACCCTTGAGAAAGAAGTCCTGACCCGTTTGCTGCATGCCCACCCGAGCGGCCTGGGCAAGGAGGTCCTGGACAATTACCGGGGCGAGAAAGTCGTGGCCAGCACCCTTGCCACGTTGCAGCAGCGCGGTCTGATCCAGCAGGGGCATGTGGTGTGCAACGAGGCTGGCGAACACTCGCTGAACCTGCCGATCAAGCTGAGCGCCGCCGGGGTCGAGGCGGCCCGTAAACTGGACGTCTGACGCGACGAAATCAGGTCGCTGCCGCGGGTGGCGACCTTCGATGCAAACACCGGGAGAACTGCCATGCCTCGTGGAAGCAAAGACAAATACACCGCCGAACAGAAGCGCAAGGCCGAGCACATCGAAGCGAGTTACGAGCACAAGGGAGTCTCGAAGGATGAGGCCGAGGCGCGCGCCTGGGCCACGGTCAACAAGCAATCGGGCGGCGGCGAACGCAGCGGCTCGGGCCGCAAGAAACCGGCGCGGGCCAAGGCCGAAGACCGCCAGGAATCCGCACGGCGGGCAGTGGCCAGCCGCGAGGGACACTCGCGGGGCAGCCAGGCATCGCGAGACACCCAGACCGTCGCCAGCCTGAAGAAAGAGGCCTCGGCGAAAAAGATTCCCGGGCGCTCGACCATGCGCAAGCAGGAGTTGATCGAGGCGTTGCGCAAGGCGGGTTGAGGTTGGATTTTGTGTAAGTGCTGATGCCACCCCTGTAGGAGCGAGCTTGCTCGCGATGGGGCCGGTTCAGACACCAGAGTTTTATGATGATGCTGATGGCCTCATCGCGGGCAAGCCCGCTCCTACAGGTTCGCCGCGAGCCTCTGTGGGAGCGGGCTTGCTCGCGATGGGGCCGGCTCAGGCTCTACAAGGACTCGCTGATAAACGCATCCACCTCATCCCCCCCAGGCGCCGTCGCCGGCCCCCAGCGCGTCACCGCCAGGGCGGCTGCCGCATTCGCCCGGCGCGCCGCTTCGAGTGCTGGCAAGTCATGCGCCAACCCTGCGACGAACACCCCGGCATGGGCATCCCCGGCGCCATTGCTGTCCACCGCTTCGACCGCAAACCCCGGCACATGCGAACGCTCGCCACGCTGCTCGATCCAGCACCCGCGAGGCCCGTCACGCACCACCAGCAACACCGACGGCGACAGCAGCGCCGCCAGACGCTCCAGCGCCACGCCAATGTCCGCCGCGCCGGTAACCTTCAGCGCCTCGACGCTGTTGCTGGTCCACGCATCAATGCGCGGCAACAACGCGCGCAGCAACGGCGCATCCGGTGAATCCACCAGCGGCCCCGGGTCGAACACCACCTTGACGGCAGCGGGCAACCCCAGCACCCAATCCACCAGCGCCTGGGCCTTGCCGACCTGCAGCAAGCTGTAGCCGCTGACGTAGACGTAGTCCCCGGCCTCGGCCGCGACGCCCGCCAACTCTTCAGCGCTTACCTCGCCCTCGGCGCCAATGTAGGAAATGAAACTGCGCTCGGCCGACGCATCGGTCACCGCCACGCACAGTCCGGTGTCACGCTCGGCCGGTTGCGCAATGCCCAGGCCAATGCCCTCGGCCTGCATCGCCTCGCGGGCCAGGTCGCCGAAACGACCGGTGCCATGGCGGCCCAGGTACACCACCGGCAAGCCGTTACGTTGTGCCGCCGCCATCACGTTGAAGCCGCCGCCGGCTTCGAAACCGGCGGACTGGGCCAACACATCGCCACCCGGTGGTGGCAGCTCGTCTACAGCCAAGACCAGGTCGATGATGACCTGGCCGGTGTGCAACATCTTAGGCATGGGCATTCTCGATGACAGCGGCGCGACGATCCCTGGCCCCGCCGAGGACGAAGTAGATTCCGCCGGCCACCAGGAACGTCACGATCCAGCCCAGGCCGTTATGGCCCAGCCACGAATCGGAAAGGAAACCACGGAACCACACGGTCTGCTCGGTGGTGCCAATGGTGGTGAAGCTGAAGCCCAGCACGATCGCCACCGCCCAGGCCCCGAACGCACGCCACTCGACGCCGCCGCGATACCAGTAGGCGCTGCTCGGGCTGACGTCCAGCAGGTCGGTGGGGCTGTAGTAATGACGGTGGATCAGGTCGACGACGAAGATCCCCACCCACGCCGTGATCGGTACCGCCAGCAGGGAAATGAAGGTGATGAACGGCCCGTAGAAACTGTCGGCGATCAGCATGAAGTAGATGGAACCGGCGAAGATCGCCACGATGTCGACCACCACCGCGTACACGCGCTTGACCTTCAGGCCCAGGGTCAACGTGGTCAGGCCGGCGGAGTACACCGACAGGTTGTTCGACAGCAGCAGGCCGCCGAACGCGGTGATCAGGTACGGCACGGCCATCCAGGTCGGCAGCATGTCGCGGATCGCCACGATCGGGTCCGTGGCCGAGGCCAGGTCGTTATTGCCCACCGACAGCAGACCGCCGAGGGTGATCAGCAGCACCAGCGGAATCCCCGCACCGAACGCCGCCGACGCCACCAGGCGCACGGCCTTGACGCTGCGATGCTGGTAGCGCGACATGTCCGCACCGGCGTTGGCCCAACCGATACCGGTGCCCGCCGCCATGGTGCCGATGCCGATGATCATCGCGCTCATCGGCGCTGGCGTGGCGTTGAACACGGCGCTC
This DNA window, taken from Pseudomonas sp. MYb118, encodes the following:
- a CDS encoding N-acetyltransferase family protein, with protein sequence MTIEIRPATPSDAPQILGFITELADYERARHEVIASVADIERSLFSEGATAHGLICLRDGVPIGFAVFFFSYSTWLGSNCLYLEDLYITPEQRGGGAGKTLLRHLAKIACANDCGRFEWSVLEWNTPAIDFYKSLGAQPQEEWVRYRMDGAVLREFAEGK
- a CDS encoding PfkB family carbohydrate kinase, with protein sequence MPKMLHTGQVIIDLVLAVDELPPPGGDVLAQSAGFEAGGGFNVMAAAQRNGLPVVYLGRHGTGRFGDLAREAMQAEGIGLGIAQPAERDTGLCVAVTDASAERSFISYIGAEGEVSAEELAGVAAEAGDYVYVSGYSLLQVGKAQALVDWVLGLPAAVKVVFDPGPLVDSPDAPLLRALLPRIDAWTSNSVEALKVTGAADIGVALERLAALLSPSVLLVVRDGPRGCWIEQRGERSHVPGFAVEAVDSNGAGDAHAGVFVAGLAHDLPALEAARRANAAAALAVTRWGPATAPGGDEVDAFISESL
- a CDS encoding 2-dehydro-3-deoxygalactonokinase, yielding MLAQLIALDWGTTSLRAYKLAADGQVLEQRSLSCGIMQLPVTPRTIAGVMCTDGFELAFDEACGDWLDAQPDLPVIACGMVGSAQGWREAAYRDTPANVANLGTSLQTVRSVRGVDVHIVPGVIQRSRLPNVMRGEETQVLGVLQTLVQGKGDDLLIGLPGSHSKWVEVADGCIVHFDTFMTGEVFAVLSDHSILGRTQQRGAAFDGAAFDRGVQVALSTEGEIGPLSTLFSARSLGLTGELNGTAQADYLSGLLIGHELSALAAVLRRRRYTVHLPSIILIGNDQLCARYSRALDACGFSRVTLAAQATERGLWQLAVAAGLVPQQPSR
- a CDS encoding MFS transporter produces the protein MSSAPPQVSRKLFGIFCLASYLLSLSYGSTFLLSLLIGARGGNEHDAGSVISAAMLSTFAAVIVSGHLSDAFGAARSIALFGVLLVAASLGFALTPGFGQLLLFFGLLLGLGWGVFYTLGPIIVASLVAPAQRAKYFALLSGSMMTGIGSGPLLGRAASALGYPLTSAFYLAALASLIGVLLFWRLDAQLKKAPSPTASVARISRRATFEVLSSRAVLPIVMVGLGGCVFGGLSSFQTSYAVSRSLDYSLFFFGFMGAAISSRLLIAGFVVKRDPLRASCLLSGLMMGSIVLFGFVVDSGVTYVLAAMTLGVGYGLTYSVINGLAANEAPSGTTAQALLLFSLSYFIGVFGFPLLAGKIIVEQGMSTLLLTILAVALLNWLITVGRLLWRRFNVRTAQPA
- a CDS encoding cytosine permease, producing the protein MSSSNAGQSAGQLETRGIEPVPEAECNGHPLQLFWVWFAANISILGLPLGATLVAFRGLAIWQAIIVAILGAAGSFAVVGIISIAGRRGRAPSLTLSRAIFGVRGNIGPTLVSLMSRLGWETVNTTTAAFVLLSLCSILFGSPVEAKSAPLLTLVFIAIFVLLTLSVSGLGHATLLVIQKWATYVFGALNILVGGFLCATIDWSAVFNATPAPMSAMIIGIGTMAAGTGIGWANAGADMSRYQHRSVKAVRLVASAAFGAGIPLVLLITLGGLLSVGNNDLASATDPIVAIRDMLPTWMAVPYLITAFGGLLLSNNLSVYSAGLTTLTLGLKVKRVYAVVVDIVAIFAGSIYFMLIADSFYGPFITFISLLAVPITAWVGIFVVDLIHRHYYSPTDLLDVSPSSAYWYRGGVEWRAFGAWAVAIVLGFSFTTIGTTEQTVWFRGFLSDSWLGHNGLGWIVTFLVAGGIYFVLGGARDRRAAVIENAHA
- a CDS encoding Rho termination factor N-terminal domain-containing protein, encoding MPRGSKDKYTAEQKRKAEHIEASYEHKGVSKDEAEARAWATVNKQSGGGERSGSGRKKPARAKAEDRQESARRAVASREGHSRGSQASRDTQTVASLKKEASAKKIPGRSTMRKQELIEALRKAG